DNA from Neovison vison isolate M4711 chromosome 12, ASM_NN_V1, whole genome shotgun sequence:
TCAAAGATCGGGATCAGGTTCAGCAGCTCAGTGTCTGCCATGTCATCAAACCAAGACTGCACGGGCACCTGGGATGGGGAAAAGGCAGCGTTAGCCTCCCGACCGCCAGTTCttccctccctggccccagccccaggaggCTAGCTGGGAGCAGCTGGGTGGTATGCTCCTCTGGAAAAGCCCAGGTTTCcactgccctgcccctcccttgcACTGGGATAGAGACTCCCCAGTCCCTGCACGTGGGTGTGTCCGGACCACTCACCGCATTCTCCGGGTGGAAGATGTAAGAGGCGGGCGAGTTGTCTAGAATGAGGGTTTTCCTCAGGTCCCTTCCCAGGCGGCTGAGGTCCTTGACATAGCAGCCCTGGTGGAACACGCAGGATTCCCGGAACAGGCGGGCCCGGAACACACCACACCGGTCCAGCAGATCCGTCACGGGGTCGGCATACTAGTAGCAGAGAAGATGCTTTTGTCCAGATGCAGTCCTGGCTCCCCTTGGGGCTGCCCGCGGACAAGCAAGGAGCTGCTGGACGCCCCCCCAACCCATGTAGCCACCACAGGTgctcttgcttcctcctcctgcccccccccccagtaccTTGGCTAGGCTGGCAGTGAAGAGCACACATTCAAAGAGTTCCCCCATTCGTCTCAGGAACTCATCCACGTAAGGCCTCTTGAGCACATACACCTGAGGAAAAGCAGAGAGGCCTGTTGGAGGCATCCCCGTTGTTGGGGAAGCATGCAGCATGGGTCACTGTCCCCATTTCCACAAAGAATGGCCAACAGAGTCACACCTCACTCTGTCGGGCCCCTACACCCTGGAAACCTTCTGCCCCACAGACTGCTACCCCCTCCTCACAAGGCTTCTGTGGGCTTGGCAGCCCACCCATGACCCTGCTAAGGCAGAAACGCACAAGCCTATGTCCCAGAAGCATCTTGGTTTCAGGCGGCGAACCATCAGCTGCCTCCAGAAACAAGTAATCAAGAATAGGCCTCACAGACGGAAACAGCCTATCCTGGATTACTTGAATCCAGCCACAGCCTCTGTGGGAGCTTCCTGTCCTTGGCTCTGGCGGGACAGTGTCCAGGTCACCATCAGGCAAGGTTGCAGACACTCGTGAAACCTCTCTCCGTGACACAGTTCTTGGGAATGTGCCGGGGAGAAGTGACTCTTTCTCCTCAGGGACTGTGGGTCAGATACCCTGCAGGTCCTGCTCTCGTGCCCCACCGTTTGCGCCTGGCCCAGCCGGCCACCCCTCACTCTCATGTCTACCTCTCACAGTCTTGCACATTTTGGCCTCAAAGGTTCGTCAACTACATGTCCCTCACCACTCCGCATCTAACTGCCTCCCCGCCTCCAGGATCTCCCCCTCTCAGCCAGCCTCGATGTTACAAGAAGCATTCCTTCAAAGCTTGTTATCCATGTCACTCCCTTCTCAACTGGCACGGGCCTGCCACGCCTCTCCCTACTTGGCGGTGGCCTGAACTGGCCACCAACTCACCAGACCCCTGGTGGCTCTGCAGCAGGACCCCTCTGCGCTGAGGAGCCACAGCTTGGCACCCGTGCAGGTGCCACTTCTTCAACCTCGAACAGGtccctccctcttcctggctGTTCATCCAGCTTGGcatcccctccctgctctctgctgAAAACCCGCCTTCCGGAGGTAGCCGCCCAATTTTAATCTCAGCCCTTTCTCATAAGGCAGGGTTCTCCCTCTCAATCAAGTTTATTGTACAGATCTGCCTGTCTGAAAATACGCCGCCTTCTCTCTGCAGGTTCTCTGCAACTCCATGACCTCAGATGGATGTAAAGCTCAGCTCGGCAGACGCTGGGCAGTCCAGAGCCAACCCTGGTTCCGAGCAGGAGCTGTGCTAGGCCTGATGTCACCTCAGATGGAAGGGCCGGTGGTGCTGGGGACAAAAGCTTCGAAGGGACACAGGACAGTGGTGACTCCCCAGGGAAGCCTCAGGTAAGTCTTCTATCCCACCGGGCCATATGGACAGTTTCAGGGCTAACAAGGCCTTGTTCCTGGTGGTTCTGCTTCTCAGGCCGGCTGGCAGGCCTTCTGGGCAAGTGTTCAGAGTAACTGCTTTTTCACTACTAACACTGCATGAGCCCGGACTGAGCAGGTTATGCAGGGCCAGAGGCTGGGCTTACTTGGATTTAAGTGCTCTCTGACAGCATTTACTGGGGCGAAATCCAGGATGGGGACCTCAGGGAAGGGAGATCACGGAGGATGAGATAccggggcaggggaggaagaaaTCCACTTGCTAGATGGGAGTCAGTGGGCACGGGGAGGAGATAAAAGGGAGAGCCCTGGCTTCCTTGCCTGTAAGGGGCAGACAACCAGCTCTTCAGGATTAGAGAAGATGCCACTTAACAGCACTGGCTACCTTGGCTGGGAGATGGTGTTCAGTAAATGGCACCCATTACTCATATTGagaaatacttaattttaaacAGCTTGGCTGCAAAGCAAAAGAAGTTGACAGCTAGAGGGTGATGAGAGGCTGAACCGTTTCGAAGATCAGAAAGCCCAGAGTGCGAGAGGTAGCAAGAAAGGAGGGGCTGAAGTTGCAGGAGAGGGCCCCGTGATGGTGCGcatcagaggggaggaggagcccGAGGCCTCTGGGCCGACTGTGGCCTGGCAGGCAGCTCACCTGGTGAGTGGTCCCCTCAATCTCTACAGGCACTATGAAGTCAGCATTGTTGATTGGCTGGAAGGCAGAAAAGTTAATGAGGTCAGCACAAGGGGAAGGAGACAAGAAACCTCTGCCACAGCTGCTGCACTATCCCATGGGAGAGCTGGGGAGGGACGGAGCGCAAACACTCCAGGAAGCTGCTCCCACCACCCCATTAAGGGGCACAATAGCCTCTCCTAGATTTCCCTACTTACCGCCACCCCCAATTCTACCTGAGCTGAGACAGCTTCAGTGCCTGAGTTAACAGACCTGACAGAATGGAGGGAGGCCAGGTCCTGGGCTGAATCCAACCCTCTCACAGGCCTGTCCTGTCTAGAGCCCTGGTGGGATTCCGGGCTATGTGACTAGGGGCAGATGAAGACTGTGGCAGTGACCGGGGGGAGCAGGGATTCCTACTCCATGTTCTTCAGTGTGGCCTCTGAGCATCTGTGATGCCAGTATGGCCAAAATGCCAGAGGTCCCCAGCCTGCCCTCAGCTTTAGGCTGCCCCCTAGCACCTGCAGTCAGGCACACAAGACAGACAGAGTGGTGTGTAGGAAGAACTCCAGATGGGGAACTACCTTAAAGGAGCTATGCACAAGTGTTTCATCCAAGTCAATGACCACGCAGATCCTTCCTTGATCTTCCTCTGTCACCTCTGGGAGCAGACAGGTCCCGGGGATCTGAAACCAGAGCCAGATGGCTGAGGTCTGCCACCAAAAAAGCCCAAGTGTTCTTCTCAGCAGAATTCTGAGAAGTACTGGGGTCACTGCAAGACACAGAAGACCCTCAACTTCAACCCAGAAGAGGTGCCCTTTGAAGGccaagagatagagaaagagagttgGCTCCTCAGCTTCAGCCTCCCACTGGACTACGAAATGATCTGAACATTGAGATGCAGGCTAGGGCTGGTGTGGGATGGAGGTCAGCTATTCCCCCCATAACCTAACACCTTGTACCCAGTGGGCCCTCAGCAAATCTCTGGGACAAATGGCTTCCAAGGCAGTGGCACCAGCCAGGCACTGAGGAACGAGTGTATAACCTGATGTGATCACAGGTCTGGGGCCTCTGAACATGTCCCCTATCCAATTCACCTACCTGATAAAACTGGTACTGGAGACAGTGGAGCAGATCCGACTGTGGGGGAAAAGGAGGCAGTCAGTGCCCACCAGCCAACGACATCCCAGCTCAAGCCCACAGCTTCTGCCCCAGGCCCAGAGGGTTATTTTTGTAGCAAAACCCCAGCCCCTGGGAAGGTTCTGACATaaaatggtgactttttttttagagtaagctctaaacccaatgtggggcttgaactcatgaccctgagattaagggtctcgtgctctactaactgagccagccagaaaccccaaaagtgACTTTTCCTAAGAGCTGGACAGGAAAGGGGAAAGGCCAGAGCTGCCTTTCGACATCAGATTTGATGAAGGACGGAGAAGGCAGTATCTCTTTGTTCTCAGCTGCCACTGCCTCTCTGTTGGACAAACTGAGTAGCAGGAACTTCAGTTGCTGATGCCGGGACACGGAATCAGAGGCAGAACCCAAATCGGAACTCCTCACTGTGGTGTGTTTTCTAGACACCGTtgtgggtgggtggttggggtacaCCGTGTGGGGAGGGCAGCAGAGCCCCTATAAAACATCAAGTATGCCAATGTGAACCTACACTGTGAGTCCTAAAACATGAGGGGAAGTGGAGTATAGAGAGGTCAGAAAGCTTCCCTGGCCTTCTGCCAGTAATAAAAATGTTAGGGTTGTAAAAAGTGGTATGTGTTCTTAATAGAAAccctgaagaaaaatgaaaatcttaacgTTGGCATTTTACTGTATTTCAAGTCTGTTTTAGCAGTTCCCCCCCATAATATGTAATTTcacattctgcttttcttttttttttttttttttaaagattttatttatttatttgacagagagagattacaagtaggcagagaggcaggcagagagagagaggaggaagaaggctccctgccgagcagagagcctgatgcgggactcaatcccaggaccctgagatcatgacctgagccgaaggcagtggcttaacccactgatccacccaggcgcccacattctGCTTTTCAACCTAATGTTGCAACTCCATACTTTTCCATGTTATCATGAACTTTGTAAAAATCAATTGCTAAGTAATACTGTCACATTGCACTTTATTTACCAATTCCCCCATTGGCTAACGCGCTGATGCACGTATCTTCAGCCTGgtcttgagagagaaaaacagctaGACCTTGGTGTTCCTGAAAGAAGTGACCAACGGCATTGGGGGCAGATGGGGTTTTGGTCTGGGCTGTCCCTACCCTTGAAATGCCAGACACACCTTCTGCTCCTTGTGAGGCTCAAAGACATTCCCCAatacctgccccccaccccggacaGGTGAGAGAGCTAGAAAAGGTTATCGAGGGTGTGGCAGAATTTCAATTCCTTGCTTCCCAGGGTGTCAAGTAACTTGGAAGACAAGCTTTGTATGTTACATGGCCACAGAACTTGGAGCTCCAACTCTATTTATTAGCCAATAACTCTTCGGGGGCTACACACACCCTCTGGATCTCAGTTTCCAGGTGCGTAAGTGGGAATACTGATTAACTTCCGGATCACATGAGACAATATACACCAAACGCCTTGCACGTTCCTGGCACCTGGAAGGGTCTGGAGTGCAGGGGCCCTCAGAAACTACAGGGAGAGTCACATAGCCCGTATCACAACGAGAGCCAAGAGAAAGGAGATGGCCTGTCTGGGAGTGA
Protein-coding regions in this window:
- the CTDSP2 gene encoding carboxy-terminal domain RNA polymerase II polypeptide A small phosphatase 2, giving the protein MEHGSIITQARREDALVLTKQGLVSKSSPKKPRGRNIFKAFFCCFRAQHVGQSSSSTELSAYKEEANTIAKSDLLHCLQYQFYQIPGTCLLPEVTEEDQGRICVVIDLDETLVHSSFKPINNADFIVPVEIEGTTHQVYVLKRPYVDEFLRRMGELFECVLFTASLAKYADPVTDLLDRCGVFRARLFRESCVFHQGCYVKDLSRLGRDLRKTLILDNSPASYIFHPENAVPVQSWFDDMADTELLNLIPIFEELSGAEDVYTSLGQLRAP